Below is a window of Pseudomonadota bacterium DNA.
TCAGTCCTGACGATCCGTTATTCCGTGAGGGGCTGGGTCTGGATTCCATCGACGCGCTCGAGCTGTCGTTGGCGGTTTCCCGCTGCTATGGCTATCATTTGCGCTCCGATGATCCGGACATCACGGTGACCTTCTCCTCGTTGCACGCCCTGTGCAAGTCAATCGAAAAACACCGTACCAAATAAGAGTGATCGAATGAGTGCGGTGCCCTTGCTCGGCCCTTATGACTATGACGATGTATTAGCCTGGCAAGAGGGTAGGGCGGTCACCTGCGGCCAGTTCCTCGCGCAGGTCGAGATCCTGTCCGGGTTGCTGCCGGACGGGCCGGCCGTCATCAACCTTACGGAAAATCGCTACGGCTTTCTCGCGGGGTTCGCCGCCGCGCTGATCCGGGGACAGACTACGCTGCTTCCTCCGGGCCGATCGCCGCAAGCTCTGTCGCAGATAGCCCGATTGTACCCGGACAGCTATTGCCTAAGCGACGGCGCGGCCGGAGCGCCAGGTCTACTCTGCTTCTCCTTGCCGGATTTTCACCACAGCACCCCGGCACGAATGCCGATTCCAATCATCCCGGCAGCGCAAACGGCGGCGGTGGTATTCACCTCCGGTAGTACGGGACAGCCGCGCCCCAACGTCAAGACCTGGAGCTCGCTCACCACAGTAGCGCGCCACACCGCGGCTCGCTTGGGTCTGAAAGCT
It encodes the following:
- a CDS encoding phosphopantetheine-binding protein; amino-acid sequence: SPDDPLFREGLGLDSIDALELSLAVSRCYGYHLRSDDPDITVTFSSLHALCKSIEKHRTK